GCGTCGAGAATTTCCATGACGGTCAGGTTCACTTCGAGCGAGGACAGGCCGGCGGGTTGGATTTCGTGGCGCACCACCGCGGCCAGATAGGACAGCGGGTCGGCGGCGGGACCGCTGAGGGGCTCGGGTGTGGTTTCCTTTTCGGCGGCATTCGCGGTGCGCACCTGGAGCCGGTCGCTGCGGGGCACCAGCACGTAGCCGGTCTGCCCGTAAATTTCCATGTCCTTCCGGTCGAAGGGCCAGTTCCACGAGGCCTGGATGATTCCCTGCGCGCGCGGATAGGTCAGCACGATGGTCGCCTCGTCTTCCACCTTGGGATACACGTCCGGCTTGATGTGCTGCGTGACCGCAAAAACAGAAGTGGGGCGCTGACCTTGCATCAGCCAGGTGATGAGGTCGGCGCCGTAACAACCGAAATCCATCAGGGCACCGCCGCCATCGAGCACCGGGTCGGTCAGCCAGTTCAGGAAGTTGGTGGAGCAGCCGATTTCCTTGGGGCCGCGGTGGCCGTCGTGGACCACGATCTTTCGCAAATCACCGATGGCCCGCGCGTCATGCACCAGGGCATACGCGGCCTGGTTGCCCGGATACCAGGTGGTTTCGTAGTTCACGATCACCTGGATGTGGCCGCGCTCCGCGGCCGCCGCGATGGCGCGGGCGTGTTTCAAATTCACCGCGAGCGGTTTCTCCATCATCACGTCGAGGTGATGCGCGGCACAAAACTCCACCACACGCCGGTGATCAAACGTGCTGGTGAAGGTGGCCACGGCTTGCACATTGGTTCGCGCGATCAATGCCTCGAGGCTGGCGCAGAAGAGCTGCGGACCGAGATGATAGTTTTGCGCGTATTGCGCGGCCAGTTGCCGGTCCGGTTCGACGATGCCAACCAGTTCGACGTCCGTCCGGTTGTGCAGGCGGGGAAGAAAGCCCCGGGCGTGATCGTGCACCAGCCCGACGACGGCGAGATGCAGCGGCTCGGCGGTCGGAGCCGCGCGCAGCGCCGGGGGGACGACCGTGAGCGACAGGACCAGCAGGAGAAGGGTTGTAGGTTTCATGGCGATTGGATCGGGTGTTTTGGTTGAGGCCGGCGGCCAGAGCGGCGCGGCACGGATTCAATGGGCTGGCCCGGCGGCTTCTTCTTTCGGCGGTTTGCCTTGGGTGAATTTGTCAAACACCGACAACACGGGCAGCGCGTTGCCGGCGTCGTCGAACATCGCGCGGTTGTTGCGGTGCGCCACGGCGGGCTCCCACCAGAAAACGCCCTTGCCGCGGCCTTCGGGTGTGGCCAGCACGAGGCGGTTCACTTCATCCAGGAACTCGCGCTGTCCCCCGGTCGTTTCAGGAAACGGCGCACCACCGTTTTTGTATTCCGTCGGCTTCCAGTTGTAGGCCGTTTCGACGACGATGATGTCCTTGTGGTA
Above is a window of Verrucomicrobiia bacterium DNA encoding:
- a CDS encoding Gfo/Idh/MocA family oxidoreductase, with protein sequence MKPTTLLLLVLSLTVVPPALRAAPTAEPLHLAVVGLVHDHARGFLPRLHNRTDVELVGIVEPDRQLAAQYAQNYHLGPQLFCASLEALIARTNVQAVATFTSTFDHRRVVEFCAAHHLDVMMEKPLAVNLKHARAIAAAAERGHIQVIVNYETTWYPGNQAAYALVHDARAIGDLRKIVVHDGHRGPKEIGCSTNFLNWLTDPVLDGGGALMDFGCYGADLITWLMQGQRPTSVFAVTQHIKPDVYPKVEDEATIVLTYPRAQGIIQASWNWPFDRKDMEIYGQTGYVLVPRSDRLQVRTANAAEKETTPEPLSGPAADPLSYLAAVVRHEIQPAGLSSLEVNLTVMEILDAARKSAETGKRVDLSRGK